From Leifsonia sp. fls2-241-R2A-40a, one genomic window encodes:
- a CDS encoding DUF6379 domain-containing protein yields MLEEQLIQTAGFRNVGPKDARTGFQLRVRSPYYRGLWANLIEKPTVTVDGEQFDGERIRWTLPAGEFSLAELGESPDARWPLGHAAVLTVPHEGGLARGIHDVTLELRLRMSYIPEELQPSIWTASRKAVIVE; encoded by the coding sequence ATGCTCGAAGAGCAACTGATACAGACGGCGGGATTCCGCAACGTCGGGCCGAAGGACGCGCGCACGGGGTTCCAGCTGCGCGTCCGGAGCCCGTACTACCGGGGACTCTGGGCGAACCTGATCGAGAAGCCGACCGTGACGGTCGACGGCGAACAGTTCGACGGCGAGCGCATCCGCTGGACGCTCCCCGCGGGCGAGTTCTCCCTCGCCGAACTCGGCGAATCCCCCGACGCGCGCTGGCCGCTCGGCCACGCCGCGGTGCTCACCGTTCCGCACGAGGGCGGCCTGGCGCGCGGCATCCACGACGTCACGCTGGAGCTCCGGCTGCGGATGTCGTACATCCCCGAAGAACTGCAACCGTCCATCTGGACCGCGTCGCGGAAGGCGGTGATCGTCGAATGA
- a CDS encoding LysR family transcriptional regulator: MTDYPLMSRLDLNLLIALDALLTERSVTRAAERLRLSQPALSASLSRLRIHFGDPILARRGNTYELTPLALRLADHTTIALEAARRVFDSQAAWDPAESVRQFSIFGSDYGFTTIGRVVSELAAAQAPGVHFRFMLHNPTVVEDASNRLRSVDGMVIPHGFLTELPFADLWQDDWVAIVSETNEDVGDSLSREEMSKLPWVMNYQSRSAFTSAERQVQQLGIEPNVEVVVESFMAIPHFIAGTRRVGIIHSALAPLAKRAAAVRVVELPFAPTPIVNALWWHPVHTHDPEHAWMRSLFEDAGRIIAAGEHT; the protein is encoded by the coding sequence GTGACCGATTATCCGCTGATGTCGCGGCTCGACCTGAACCTGCTGATCGCGCTCGACGCCCTCCTCACCGAACGCAGCGTGACCCGCGCCGCGGAGCGCCTACGGCTCAGCCAGCCGGCCCTCAGCGCGTCGCTCTCGCGGCTGCGCATCCACTTCGGCGACCCCATCCTCGCGCGCCGCGGCAACACCTACGAGCTGACGCCGCTGGCCCTGCGGCTGGCCGACCACACGACGATCGCCCTCGAGGCCGCGCGGCGCGTGTTCGACAGCCAGGCCGCCTGGGACCCGGCGGAGTCCGTGCGCCAGTTCTCGATCTTCGGCTCCGACTACGGCTTCACCACCATCGGCCGCGTCGTCTCCGAGCTGGCGGCGGCGCAGGCGCCGGGCGTCCATTTCCGGTTCATGCTGCACAACCCGACCGTGGTCGAAGACGCCTCGAACCGGCTCCGTTCCGTCGACGGGATGGTCATCCCGCACGGCTTCCTGACCGAGCTGCCGTTCGCCGACCTGTGGCAGGACGACTGGGTCGCGATCGTCTCGGAGACCAACGAGGACGTCGGCGATTCGCTCTCCCGGGAGGAGATGTCGAAGCTCCCCTGGGTGATGAACTACCAGTCCCGGTCGGCGTTCACCTCGGCCGAGCGCCAGGTCCAGCAGCTCGGGATCGAGCCGAACGTCGAGGTCGTGGTGGAGAGCTTCATGGCGATCCCGCACTTCATCGCGGGCACCCGCCGGGTCGGCATCATCCACTCGGCGCTCGCCCCGCTCGCGAAGCGCGCCGCTGCGGTGCGCGTGGTCGAACTGCCCTTCGCGCCGACCCCCATCGTCAACGCACTGTGGTGGCATCCCGTGCACACGCACGACCCCGAGCACGCCTGGATGCGCTCGCTGTTCGAGGACGCCGGGCGGATCATCGCCGCCGGCGAGCACACCTGA
- a CDS encoding alpha/beta hydrolase, producing the protein MTDTQPDLRTLPLADALAWLREHGEPADPRPDIDTASLRRRFPRLAHVRTRDLVVDAPSGPQPARLYRDDTVEHTGAALVWVHGGAFIGGYLDMPESNWVALELASRGIPVLAVDYVKCLGDVHFPAPSDDVLAAWRFAAGRSPELLGVEPDALLLGGASAGGNLAAGAVTRLRDAGRTLPAGVVLVYPALDPDGAHPGSAPDPDSPFVRLSLNFAGSAAALQDPHAFPGLGSVGAFPPTLVVVCEQDRLRPSGEAFARRLAGAGRDATLHVEPDADHAHIDEPSHPGAVRTLEAIAAWMGDLPR; encoded by the coding sequence ATGACGGACACCCAGCCCGACCTCCGGACGCTCCCGCTCGCCGACGCGCTCGCCTGGCTGCGTGAGCACGGCGAGCCGGCCGACCCGAGGCCGGACATCGACACGGCGTCGCTGCGCAGACGGTTCCCGCGCCTCGCGCACGTGCGGACGCGCGACCTCGTCGTGGATGCGCCGAGCGGCCCGCAGCCGGCGCGGCTCTATCGCGACGACACGGTGGAGCACACAGGCGCTGCGCTGGTGTGGGTGCACGGCGGCGCCTTCATCGGCGGATACCTCGACATGCCCGAGTCGAACTGGGTCGCCCTGGAGCTCGCCTCCCGGGGCATCCCCGTGCTCGCCGTCGACTACGTCAAGTGCCTCGGCGACGTGCACTTCCCGGCTCCGTCCGACGACGTGCTCGCCGCCTGGCGCTTCGCGGCGGGACGCAGCCCCGAACTGCTCGGGGTCGAGCCGGACGCGCTGCTGCTCGGCGGCGCGAGCGCCGGCGGGAACCTCGCGGCGGGGGCGGTGACGCGGCTCCGGGATGCGGGGAGGACGCTGCCCGCCGGTGTCGTGCTGGTGTACCCGGCCCTCGACCCAGACGGCGCGCACCCCGGCAGCGCGCCGGACCCCGATTCGCCGTTCGTCCGGCTGTCGCTGAACTTCGCCGGCTCGGCGGCTGCGCTGCAGGACCCCCACGCGTTCCCCGGCCTGGGCTCCGTCGGGGCCTTCCCGCCGACCCTCGTGGTCGTCTGCGAGCAGGATCGCCTCCGACCCTCGGGCGAAGCGTTCGCCCGGCGCCTCGCGGGTGCCGGGCGCGACGCGACCCTGCACGTGGAGCCGGACGCCGACCACGCGCACATCGACGAGCCGTCGCATCCCGGCGCCGTCCGCACGCTGGAGGCCATCGCGGCCTGGATGGGGGACCTCCCGCGCTAG
- a CDS encoding MDR family MFS transporter, with product MPLSPLRFRLLVTSLLVVSFLGALDNTVVSTAIATVAGQLGALEHMSWIVVGYMLASTVLLPVLGKLGDRIGPRAVFLSSVTVFILASVACGFAGGIVWLIVARVIQGMSSAGLQLMSQTIIAETTTPRQRPKYLAIIGAAFPIAILIGPVLGGIITDTWGWPWVFWINAPVGIVALALAVVAVPHIAPGRRGRFDIAGAVALTIGLVALVLAVTWVGDPALAGGTISAFAVAAVAIVAFFVIELRVDEPLVQLSHFTDRTVAAGTAISAIVGIGLFSITSYLPTYFQMAYRTSATVSGLVPIATVFGMLVSNLATGWLVSRTGHYRIYPLVGTMLGAAGLGVMALLPAGAPLWAPTVAMAVVGLGTGAFMSLIVAVVQSAVPREETGTMTATVNLVRQVGATVATALIGGIIGTSVAMLLPGGLDAATLTPAIVHAQDVAIQRQVADVYQSVFVPIFFGLAATYLVGVVASILLPNIRLSDDPGPLRDATESVPA from the coding sequence ATGCCACTCTCGCCTCTCCGGTTCCGACTCCTCGTCACCTCCCTCCTGGTCGTCTCCTTCCTCGGCGCCCTCGACAACACCGTCGTGAGCACGGCAATTGCCACGGTCGCCGGCCAGCTCGGTGCGCTCGAGCACATGAGCTGGATCGTCGTCGGCTACATGCTGGCGAGCACGGTCCTGCTGCCGGTGCTCGGCAAGCTCGGCGACCGGATCGGCCCCCGCGCCGTGTTCCTCAGCTCGGTGACGGTCTTCATCCTCGCGTCGGTCGCCTGCGGCTTCGCGGGCGGGATCGTCTGGCTGATCGTCGCCCGCGTGATCCAGGGGATGAGCTCGGCCGGCCTCCAGCTGATGTCGCAGACGATCATCGCCGAGACCACGACCCCGCGGCAGCGGCCCAAGTACCTCGCGATCATCGGAGCGGCCTTCCCCATCGCCATCCTGATCGGCCCGGTGCTCGGCGGGATCATCACCGACACCTGGGGGTGGCCCTGGGTGTTCTGGATCAACGCCCCCGTCGGCATCGTCGCGCTCGCGCTCGCCGTCGTGGCGGTGCCGCACATCGCCCCAGGCCGGCGTGGACGATTCGACATCGCGGGTGCGGTAGCGCTGACCATCGGGCTCGTCGCGCTCGTGCTCGCCGTGACCTGGGTCGGGGATCCGGCACTGGCGGGCGGGACGATCTCCGCCTTCGCCGTCGCGGCCGTCGCCATCGTCGCGTTCTTCGTCATCGAGCTCCGGGTCGACGAACCGCTCGTGCAGCTGTCCCACTTCACCGACCGCACTGTCGCCGCGGGCACCGCCATCTCGGCCATCGTCGGCATCGGTCTGTTCTCGATCACGTCGTACCTCCCCACCTACTTCCAGATGGCCTACCGCACGAGCGCCACCGTCTCCGGGCTCGTCCCCATCGCGACCGTGTTCGGGATGCTGGTGAGCAACCTGGCGACCGGATGGCTCGTCAGCCGGACCGGGCACTACCGGATCTACCCCCTCGTCGGCACGATGCTCGGTGCGGCTGGGCTCGGAGTCATGGCCCTGCTGCCCGCCGGCGCGCCGCTCTGGGCGCCCACCGTGGCGATGGCGGTCGTCGGCCTGGGGACGGGTGCCTTCATGAGCCTCATCGTCGCCGTCGTGCAGAGCGCCGTCCCGCGCGAGGAGACGGGCACCATGACGGCGACCGTCAACCTCGTTCGCCAGGTCGGCGCGACCGTCGCCACCGCCCTGATCGGCGGGATCATCGGCACCAGCGTCGCGATGCTTCTGCCGGGCGGCCTCGACGCGGCGACGCTCACGCCCGCGATCGTCCACGCCCAGGACGTCGCGATCCAGCGACAGGTCGCCGACGTCTATCAGAGCGTGTTCGTCCCCATCTTCTTCGGGCTCGCCGCGACCTACCTCGTCGGGGTGGTCGCGTCGATCCTGCTGCCGAACATCCGGCTGTCCGACGATCCCGGCCCGCTGCGCGACGCGACCGAGTCCGTCCCCGCCTGA
- a CDS encoding TIM barrel protein: protein MTANELPFGLGVSLYSYTDDIGVTMTVEECIADVADLGATGLEILGEGHIEDYPNPSTAWIDAWFARNERLGLTPTLYGSWIDTRRFPGRGMTADEGAQQLELDLRLASTLGFSFVRPKIGVISEDLRVDPIWQEAVERNLQLAADLDIVICPEIHWPTVIKSAVVEEYLEFKDRTGSEHFGLLIDTGVFELSPYPRRGGSASFRMGDGSARPPVVPFVPVSDLADVMAHTVYFQAKFYEVDDDLVDHYIPWRDIIDVVVDAGYTGWLSSEYEGHHEPYRAPDQLRRQHALIRTIAAESAALPDRN, encoded by the coding sequence ATGACCGCGAACGAGCTCCCCTTCGGCCTCGGCGTCTCCCTGTACAGCTACACCGACGACATCGGCGTGACGATGACGGTCGAGGAGTGCATCGCCGACGTCGCAGACCTCGGCGCCACCGGCCTCGAGATCCTCGGCGAGGGTCACATCGAGGACTACCCGAACCCGTCGACCGCGTGGATCGACGCCTGGTTCGCGCGCAACGAGCGGCTGGGCCTGACGCCGACCCTCTACGGCTCGTGGATCGACACCCGCCGCTTCCCCGGGCGGGGGATGACCGCGGACGAGGGCGCACAGCAGCTCGAACTCGACCTGCGACTCGCCTCCACCCTCGGCTTCTCGTTCGTACGCCCCAAGATCGGCGTGATCTCGGAGGACCTGCGGGTCGACCCGATCTGGCAGGAGGCGGTCGAGCGCAACCTGCAGCTCGCCGCCGACCTCGACATCGTGATCTGCCCGGAGATCCACTGGCCGACCGTCATCAAGTCGGCCGTCGTGGAGGAGTACCTGGAGTTCAAGGACCGCACGGGTTCCGAGCACTTCGGGCTGCTGATCGACACCGGCGTCTTCGAGCTGTCCCCGTACCCGCGCAGGGGCGGCAGCGCCTCCTTCCGCATGGGCGACGGCTCGGCACGACCCCCGGTGGTCCCGTTCGTCCCGGTGTCCGACCTCGCCGACGTCATGGCGCACACCGTCTACTTCCAGGCCAAGTTCTACGAGGTGGACGACGACCTCGTCGACCACTACATCCCCTGGCGGGACATCATCGACGTCGTCGTCGACGCCGGCTACACGGGCTGGCTGTCGAGCGAGTACGAAGGCCACCACGAGCCGTACCGTGCACCCGACCAGCTGCGCCGGCAGCACGCCCTCATCCGCACCATCGCCGCCGAAAGCGCGGCGCTCCCAGACAGGAACTGA
- a CDS encoding GMC oxidoreductase: MTPAPTIAVVGSGPIGSAYARILLEALPDARVVMFEAGPQLTAIAGENVRNIPDPDEKERARERSQGPQAGAFRESLGIPGSVVVEGMFTARGGTHLLDFGGPGAAHTVGFPAAAASTNVGGMGAHWTCATPSPSFSERIPFIPDAEWEELVAEASRLLHVQTAAFADSEIGGAIRSLLAEEFAGELPEGYGPSTLPVSGDPQPDGTMRWAGADVVLGPLLDPESALADRFELRDLSLVRRVDHTDGVVTGVTVEDLRSHEVYSVDADLVVVAADAFRSPQLLWASGIRPHALGHYLTEHPVVISTVALDAQAMSRFATEQELDRELARRAVNPADPVAAVNRIPFSEPAHPFSLQVMYAENPPFQLDPDHPAAGNRWGYVNMGYGMRKQPRWDDAVTFDDAEPDYRGFPNMTITYALTDSEEREIAEATERLRRAGNALGSFVAEPRLLPNGSSLHYQGTMRMGAADDGTSVADPASRVWGYENLVVGGNALIPTATAMNPTLMSVAIAVRGARAAAERLAAAVGAEARN, translated from the coding sequence ATGACCCCAGCACCGACCATCGCCGTCGTCGGCAGCGGACCGATCGGATCCGCGTACGCCCGCATCCTGCTCGAAGCGCTGCCGGACGCGCGCGTCGTCATGTTCGAGGCCGGCCCGCAGCTGACGGCCATCGCCGGCGAGAACGTGCGCAACATCCCGGACCCGGACGAGAAGGAGCGTGCCCGCGAGCGCTCCCAGGGGCCGCAGGCGGGCGCGTTCCGCGAGTCGCTCGGCATCCCGGGGTCCGTGGTGGTCGAGGGGATGTTCACCGCGCGCGGCGGCACGCACCTGCTCGACTTCGGCGGCCCCGGCGCTGCGCACACGGTCGGGTTCCCCGCGGCCGCCGCCTCGACGAACGTGGGCGGGATGGGCGCGCACTGGACCTGCGCGACGCCGAGCCCGTCGTTCAGCGAGCGCATCCCGTTCATCCCAGACGCCGAGTGGGAGGAGCTGGTCGCCGAGGCGTCCCGCCTGCTGCACGTGCAGACCGCCGCGTTCGCCGACTCCGAGATCGGGGGCGCCATCCGGTCGTTGCTGGCCGAGGAGTTCGCCGGCGAGCTGCCCGAAGGCTACGGCCCGAGCACCCTTCCCGTCTCGGGTGACCCGCAGCCGGACGGCACCATGCGCTGGGCCGGCGCGGATGTGGTGCTCGGGCCGCTGCTCGACCCGGAGAGCGCGCTCGCCGACCGGTTCGAGCTGCGCGACCTGTCCCTCGTCCGCCGCGTCGACCACACGGACGGCGTCGTGACCGGCGTCACCGTCGAGGACCTCCGCAGCCACGAGGTCTACTCGGTCGACGCCGACCTGGTGGTGGTCGCCGCTGACGCCTTCCGCTCTCCTCAGCTTCTCTGGGCGTCCGGGATCCGGCCGCACGCGCTCGGTCACTACCTGACCGAGCACCCCGTCGTCATCTCGACCGTCGCGCTGGACGCGCAGGCAATGAGCCGGTTTGCGACCGAGCAGGAGCTCGACCGGGAGCTCGCGCGCCGCGCTGTCAACCCGGCCGATCCGGTCGCCGCCGTCAACCGCATCCCGTTCTCGGAGCCCGCCCACCCGTTCTCGCTCCAGGTGATGTACGCCGAGAACCCGCCGTTCCAGCTCGACCCCGACCACCCGGCCGCGGGCAACCGCTGGGGGTACGTCAACATGGGCTACGGGATGCGCAAGCAGCCTCGCTGGGACGACGCCGTGACGTTCGACGACGCCGAGCCCGACTACCGCGGGTTCCCGAACATGACGATCACCTACGCGCTGACCGACAGCGAGGAGCGCGAGATCGCCGAGGCGACCGAGCGGCTGCGGCGCGCGGGCAACGCGCTCGGCTCGTTCGTGGCCGAGCCGCGGCTGCTGCCGAACGGGTCCAGCCTCCACTACCAGGGCACCATGCGCATGGGCGCCGCGGACGACGGCACCTCGGTCGCCGATCCCGCGTCGCGGGTGTGGGGCTACGAGAACCTCGTCGTGGGCGGCAACGCGCTGATCCCCACCGCCACGGCGATGAACCCCACGCTGATGAGCGTCGCGATCGCCGTCCGCGGAGCGCGGGCGGCCGCCGAGCGGCTGGCGGCGGCCGTCGGGGCCGAAGCGCGCAACTGA
- a CDS encoding TetR/AcrR family transcriptional regulator produces the protein MTSGFAERAPLQARSRDTWERVLLTASGLFEAGGWEALTIAEVCRRSGVSAPSIYARVDGRAGLFAAVYQLGLDRMRATEDRLVDAGAGVAGADDAAARAVGVITCLFRDHAPFLRAVISHSVDDPELLEAGARESRRMVARLAAALDSPSGDEIVRVLYSECVLRTMYGEHFLVEEESFEDYQARLHRLATALLAQDVRLG, from the coding sequence ATGACGTCCGGGTTCGCCGAGCGGGCGCCGCTCCAAGCCAGGAGCCGGGACACGTGGGAACGGGTGCTGCTGACCGCGTCGGGTCTATTCGAAGCGGGCGGATGGGAGGCGCTGACCATCGCAGAGGTCTGTCGTCGCTCCGGCGTCTCCGCTCCGTCGATCTACGCGCGGGTGGATGGGCGTGCCGGGCTCTTCGCGGCGGTCTACCAGCTGGGCCTCGACCGCATGCGCGCGACGGAGGATCGGCTCGTCGACGCGGGGGCCGGTGTCGCGGGTGCTGACGACGCCGCCGCGCGGGCGGTCGGCGTCATCACGTGCCTCTTCCGGGATCACGCCCCCTTCCTGCGGGCGGTCATCTCGCACTCGGTGGACGACCCGGAGCTTCTTGAAGCGGGCGCACGGGAGTCCCGCCGCATGGTCGCGCGGCTCGCCGCCGCTCTCGACAGCCCCAGCGGAGACGAGATCGTCCGCGTCCTCTACTCGGAGTGCGTGCTGCGCACGATGTACGGCGAGCACTTCCTCGTGGAGGAGGAATCGTTCGAGGACTACCAGGCGCGACTTCACCGACTGGCGACCGCCCTTCTGGCTCAAGATGTGCGCTTAGGTTGA
- a CDS encoding DUF6379 domain-containing protein, producing the protein MPNGLIDDASLRVHPEGLALALTIPWYRSLWLSSVTTLQLTLDGVEVSEEDLAFELDGVRYAIADLPRQSDVLWYLQSHPLLIVRREPAVGLGETHEVELHGELRLPYMQIVPGQDGGPGVYVPNVVHQRLTLTATDRDATPPVFESAFAPPPEATDEDPFELGLTLYSASAEFRAGWFDFDGLLDRVAELGIGPGIEIVASQVLPTYPVVSDEFVATWREAFDRHGFDASSFGANLDMGKRRDRDMTPDEEFEVSELLFRGAKKLGFPLVRIQSAKPELLRRLLPVAEDLELKLAYEIHAPLGPNSPEIVKVRDLYDELDSPLLGFVADFSSTMHSMSPTLLRAVRRAGLGDEEVQRLQEIWATDAPMRARQEEFIGYLNSRGFDPGRLGAFAHLAFNMHGHVDPREWSDIMPQILHVHAKFYDIDENGQEPAIDYPELVRVFVEGGYRGYWSSEWEGHAFAELGEVDPLVLVRKQHDLIRASMRALQPAGR; encoded by the coding sequence ATGCCCAACGGACTCATCGACGACGCGAGCCTGCGCGTCCACCCGGAGGGCCTTGCGCTCGCCCTCACCATCCCCTGGTACCGCAGCCTCTGGCTGTCGTCGGTGACGACGCTGCAGCTCACGCTCGACGGGGTGGAGGTGTCGGAGGAGGACCTCGCCTTCGAGTTGGATGGCGTGCGCTACGCCATCGCGGACCTCCCGCGGCAGAGCGACGTGCTCTGGTACCTGCAGTCGCATCCGCTGCTCATCGTGCGACGGGAGCCGGCGGTCGGGCTCGGCGAGACGCACGAAGTCGAGCTGCACGGCGAGCTGCGGCTCCCGTACATGCAGATCGTGCCGGGGCAGGACGGCGGTCCCGGAGTGTACGTGCCGAACGTGGTCCACCAGCGGCTGACGCTGACCGCGACCGACCGCGACGCGACCCCTCCCGTCTTCGAGAGCGCCTTCGCGCCGCCGCCCGAGGCGACCGACGAGGATCCGTTCGAGCTGGGACTCACCCTGTACTCGGCCAGCGCGGAGTTCCGGGCGGGATGGTTCGACTTCGACGGCCTGCTCGACCGGGTCGCAGAGCTCGGCATCGGACCGGGCATCGAGATCGTCGCCTCGCAGGTGCTGCCGACCTACCCGGTCGTGTCCGACGAGTTCGTGGCGACCTGGCGGGAGGCATTCGACCGGCACGGCTTCGACGCCAGCTCGTTCGGCGCGAACCTGGACATGGGCAAGCGGCGCGACCGTGACATGACCCCGGATGAGGAGTTCGAGGTCAGCGAGCTGCTGTTCCGCGGGGCGAAGAAGCTCGGCTTCCCGTTGGTGCGCATCCAGTCGGCCAAGCCGGAGCTGCTGCGGCGCCTGCTTCCCGTGGCCGAAGACCTGGAGCTGAAGCTCGCCTACGAGATCCATGCTCCGCTGGGGCCCAACTCGCCCGAGATCGTCAAGGTGCGCGACCTCTACGACGAGCTGGACTCGCCGCTGCTCGGCTTCGTCGCCGACTTCTCGTCCACCATGCACAGCATGTCGCCGACGCTGCTCCGCGCCGTGCGCCGGGCGGGACTCGGCGACGAGGAGGTGCAGCGTCTGCAGGAGATCTGGGCGACGGATGCTCCGATGCGCGCCCGCCAGGAGGAGTTCATCGGCTACCTGAACAGCCGGGGCTTCGATCCGGGACGCCTCGGCGCGTTCGCCCACCTCGCCTTCAACATGCACGGGCACGTCGACCCGCGCGAGTGGTCGGACATCATGCCGCAGATCCTGCACGTGCACGCGAAGTTCTACGACATCGACGAGAACGGCCAGGAGCCGGCGATCGACTACCCGGAGCTCGTGCGGGTCTTCGTCGAGGGCGGCTACCGCGGCTACTGGTCGAGCGAGTGGGAGGGCCACGCCTTCGCGGAGCTCGGCGAGGTCGACCCGCTCGTCCTCGTGCGCAAGCAGCACGACCTCATCCGCGCGAGCATGCGGGCGCTTCAGCCGGCCGGGCGGTGA